One window from the genome of Hippocampus zosterae strain Florida chromosome 7, ASM2543408v3, whole genome shotgun sequence encodes:
- the sacm1la gene encoding phosphatidylinositol-3-phosphatase SAC1-A, translating to MATAYERYNLHTTPEKFFIEACDDGANAVLAIDRVSNEMTLASKKDIPASAVTRPICGIMGTIRLVAGMYLIVITRKRNVGSLLGHAVWKAVDFDIISYKKTVLHLSEIQSQENKTFLSMLNNVLTTDGFYFCTDYDLTHTLQRLANTSPDFQEMSLLERADQRFVWNANLLRELAAEPELHRFALPIVHGFIVMKPCRINGKIFEWILISRRSCFRAGVRYYVRGIDSEGHAANFVETEQIVLYEGAKASFVQTRGSMPFYWSQRPNLKYKPKPIISKTTSHLDGFQRHFDSQLLIYGKQTLLNLVNQKGSEKPLEQAFAKMVAGVNNGMLNYIAFDFHKECSQMRWDRLQILVDVVAETQDEYSYFMVNLDGRVLAQQKGVFRSNCMDCLDRTNVIQSLLARRSLQSQLQRMGVLNVGQRLEEQADFEKIYKNAWADNANACAVQYAGTGALKTDFTRTGKRTHWGLLMDGWNSMIRYYKNNFSDGFRQDSIDLFLGNFVIDESDGPGPLRVQKDWKFLTLPIIMLVAFSMCIVCLLMAGDTWTETFAYVMFWGACSAITATIILFHGQDFVDAPKLVHKEKMD from the exons ATGGCGACCGCCTACGAACGATACAATTT ACACACCACCCCTGAAAAGTTTTTCATCGAAGCCTGCGATGACGGGGCCAATGCTGTCCTGGCTATTGACAGGGTGTCAAATGAGATGACCCTCGCAA GTAAAAAGGACATCCCTGCCTCAGCGGTGACCCGGCCAATTTGTGGCATCATGGGGACCATTCGCCTGGTTGCCG GGATGTACCTGATCGTCATCACAAGGAAAAGAAACGTGGGCAGCCTTCTGGGTCATGCAGTTTGGAAAGCCGTGGATTTTGATATAATCTCTTACAAGAAGACAGTTTTGCATCTGTCAGAGATCCAG TCTCAGGAGAATAAGACCTTCCTGTCCATGTTAAATAATGTGCTGACGACAGACGGTTTCTACTTCTGCACTGATTATGACCTGACGCACACCCTTCAGCGGCTGGCCAATACTAGCCCCGACTTCCAGGAGATGAGCCTGCTAGAGAGG GCAGATCAGAGGTTTGTATGGAATGCAAATCTCCTCCGAGAGCTGGCAGCAGAGCCAGAG CTCCACCGGTTTGCTCTACCTATTGTACATGGCT TCATTGTCATGAAACCATGTCGTATCAACGGGAAGATCTTTGAGTGGATCCTCATATCGCGGAGGAGCTGCTTCCGGGCTGGTGTCAGATACTATGTCAGAG GCATTGACTCAGAAGGCCATGCTGCTAACTTTGTCGAAACTGAGCAGATCGTTTTATACGAGGGAGCCAAGGCTTCCTTTGTGCAG ACAAGAGGTTCGATGCCTTTTTACTGGAGTCAAAGGCCCAACCTTAAATACAAACCTAAACCTATTATCAGCAAGACAACCAGTCAC TTGGATGGCTTCCAGAGGCATTTCGACTCCCAGCTCCTGATCTATGGGAAACAAACTCTTCTTAACCTG GTGAATCAGAAGGGCTCTGAAAAGCCACTTGaacaagcatttgccaagaTGGTGGCCGGTGTGAACAACGGTATGCTCAA TTATATCGCCTTTGACTTCCACAAAGAGTGTAGCCAGATGAGATGGGATCGTCTCCAGATCTTGGTGGATGTTGTAGCTGAAACACAGGATGAATACAG TTACTTCATGGTGAACCTGGATGGAAGGGTACTAGCCCAGCAGAAAGGTGTCTTCCGTAGTAACTGTATGGACTGCTTGGACAGAACCAACGTCATCCAGAGCCTTTTGGCACGACGCTCCTTGCAGTCTCAGCTCCAG AGGATGGGTGTCCTAAACGTAGGACAGCGTCTTGAAGAACAGGCCGACTTTGAGAAGATCTACAAAAACG CATGGGCTGACAATGCCAATGCATGTGCTGTACAGTACGCAGGAACCGGTGCGTTAAAAACAGACTTCACAAG GACAGGAAAAAGAACCCATTGGGGATTGTTGATGGATGGTTGGAACTCCATGATCCGCTATTACAAAAACAACTTCTCTGATGGCTTTCGTCAA gATTCAATTGACTTGTTTCTGGGCAATTTTGTCATCGATGAATCAGACGGCCCGGGTCCTCTGAGGGTGCAGAAAGACTGGAAGTTCCTCACG CTTCCGATCATCATGTTGGTGGCATTCTCGATGTGCATTGTATGTCTTCTTATGGCTG GTGACACATGGACAGAGACTTTCGCTTATGTGATGTTTTGGGGTGCTTGCAGTGCCATTACAGCCACCATCATCCTCTTTCATGGGCAAGACTTTGTGGATGCTCCTAAACTTGTTCACAAGGAGAAGATGGACTGA
- the LOC127604235 gene encoding tRNA selenocysteine 1-associated protein 1-like isoform X1 — MSTLWMGNLDSYMDEKFITRAFSTMGEQAVSVRIIRSKVPGAPPSSSALGYCFVEMADEATAERCLRKINGKSLPGASPPTRFKLNRATFGKQETGQMYSLFVGDLTPEVDDGMLYEFFYNRFPSCRGGKVVLDGMGNSKGCGFVQFPDERLQKRALDECQGAVGLGSKPLRLSIAASNLRHRPLQPEPKTWPTNAAYTPPYDQYSQYHQQQAYPNYYSSWGYDQTAATYGYTYPQYDYSQYAQSQEVDVQDDGLEDPSAELDVVETNKRFIQNSEELYDALIDSKWKSPEFSSEQDQVMLTIPDPLCY; from the exons ATGAGTACATTATGGATGGGAAAT CTGGATTCTTATATGGACGAGAAGTTCATCACCAGAGCCTTTTCTACCATGGGTGAGCAGGCAGTCAGTGTTCGGATCATACGCAGCAAGGTTCCAGG TGCGCCACCGTCCAGCAGTGCCTTGGGTTATTGTTTTGTGGAAATGGCGGATGAGGCCACGGCTGAGAGGTGTCTTCGTAAAATCAATGGGAAATCCCTCCCCGGAGCCAGTCCA CCTACAAGATTCAAGTTAAACCGAGCTACCTTTGGGAAACAAGAAACCGG TCAGATGTACTCCTTATTTGTGGGAGATCTCACTCCAGAGGTAGACGATGGGATGCTGTACGAGTTCTTCTACAATCGATTCCCTTCATGCCGGGGAGGAAAAGTAGTACTGGACGGCATGGGAAACTCCAA GGGTTGCGGCTTTGTTCAGTTTCCTGACGAGCGCTTGCAGAAGCGAGCGCTGGACGAGTGTCAAGGAGCTGTGGGACTGGGGAGTAAACCCCTGCGACTAAGCATAGCAGCTAGCAA TTTAAGGCACAGACCGCTACAGCCTGAACCCAAAACCTGGCCGACAAACGCTGCCTACACGCCCCCCTACGACCAGTACAGCCAATACCACCAGCAGCAGGCGTATCCTAACTATTACTCCTCCTGGGGATACGATCAAACTGCAGCCACGTACGGCTATACGTATCCACAGTATGATTACTCACAGTATGCCCAATCACAG gaagtcGATGTTCAGGATGATGGACTCGAAG ATCCATCGGCAGAGTTGGATGTGGTGGAAACAAACAAGAGGTTCATCCAGAACAGCGAAGAACTGTACGATGCTCTAATTGACTCTAAGTGGAAATCGCCAGAGTTCTCATCAGAGCAGGACCAAGTGATGTTAACCATACCAGATCCACTTTGCTACTAA
- the LOC127604235 gene encoding tRNA selenocysteine 1-associated protein 1-like isoform X2 — protein sequence MSTLWMGNLDSYMDEKFITRAFSTMGEQAVSVRIIRSKVPGAPPSSSALGYCFVEMADEATAERCLRKINGKSLPGASPPTRFKLNRATFGKQETGQMYSLFVGDLTPEVDDGMLYEFFYNRFPSCRGGKVVLDGMGNSNLRHRPLQPEPKTWPTNAAYTPPYDQYSQYHQQQAYPNYYSSWGYDQTAATYGYTYPQYDYSQYAQSQEVDVQDDGLEDPSAELDVVETNKRFIQNSEELYDALIDSKWKSPEFSSEQDQVMLTIPDPLCY from the exons ATGAGTACATTATGGATGGGAAAT CTGGATTCTTATATGGACGAGAAGTTCATCACCAGAGCCTTTTCTACCATGGGTGAGCAGGCAGTCAGTGTTCGGATCATACGCAGCAAGGTTCCAGG TGCGCCACCGTCCAGCAGTGCCTTGGGTTATTGTTTTGTGGAAATGGCGGATGAGGCCACGGCTGAGAGGTGTCTTCGTAAAATCAATGGGAAATCCCTCCCCGGAGCCAGTCCA CCTACAAGATTCAAGTTAAACCGAGCTACCTTTGGGAAACAAGAAACCGG TCAGATGTACTCCTTATTTGTGGGAGATCTCACTCCAGAGGTAGACGATGGGATGCTGTACGAGTTCTTCTACAATCGATTCCCTTCATGCCGGGGAGGAAAAGTAGTACTGGACGGCATGGGAAACTCCAA TTTAAGGCACAGACCGCTACAGCCTGAACCCAAAACCTGGCCGACAAACGCTGCCTACACGCCCCCCTACGACCAGTACAGCCAATACCACCAGCAGCAGGCGTATCCTAACTATTACTCCTCCTGGGGATACGATCAAACTGCAGCCACGTACGGCTATACGTATCCACAGTATGATTACTCACAGTATGCCCAATCACAG gaagtcGATGTTCAGGATGATGGACTCGAAG ATCCATCGGCAGAGTTGGATGTGGTGGAAACAAACAAGAGGTTCATCCAGAACAGCGAAGAACTGTACGATGCTCTAATTGACTCTAAGTGGAAATCGCCAGAGTTCTCATCAGAGCAGGACCAAGTGATGTTAACCATACCAGATCCACTTTGCTACTAA
- the c7h6orf47 gene encoding uncharacterized protein C6orf47 homolog → MTAVIGRAWGWVRSWGGNAASEKTILDKVEIKTQTGSSEPRGFDRQNSPGEDEFWEAHEKLQPMEIEDLCAGKQEMEMTVERVPRWWNKYLPTYFIPWGRKTKPSELKQKKRHIKSGDRDIDGDFSDYGTPPPSPTPHSQLASPFRLFVHSWNVELFPEHYEICFNFLRHLFDLFVVGFLWIVSPPVKFILEILGIQGPLRLWLHGMAMFFVSTVGMAGLLWLIQEHLPEFALIYGVVQALVISVSLKKSVLLGLEEENPQVEEESRETQVTDEDQERLFASDKMKTSEASW, encoded by the coding sequence ATGACAGCTGTAATAGGAAGAGCGTGGGGGTGGGTGCGCTCATGGGGTGGGAATGCAGCGTCAGAAAAAACAATCTTGGATAAAGTTGAGATCAAAACGCAGACTGGGTCTAGTGAGCCGAGAGGGTTTGATCGACAAAATAGTCCAGGAGAGGATGAGTTCTGGGAAGCCCACGAGAAGCTGCAACCTATGGAAATTGAAGACCTATGTGCAGGGAAACAAGAGATGGAGATGACTGTTGAACGTGTTCCAAGATGGTGGAATAAATATCTTCCAACATATTTTATTCCCTGGGGAAGGAAAACAAAGCCGAGTGagctcaagcaaaaaaaacgccACATCAAGAGTGGTGATCGGGATATTGACGGGGACTTTTCAGACTATGGAACACCTCCTCCGTCCCCAACTCCACATTCCCAGCTAGCATCCCCCTTCCGTCTTTTTGTACACAGCTGGAACGTGGAATTGTTTCCTGAGCACTATGAGATCTGCTTCAACTTTCTCCGCCATCTATTTGACCTGTTCGTGGTGGGGTTCCTGTGGATTGTGTCGCCTCCAGTCAAGTTTATCTTGGAAATTTTGGGGATCCAGGGACCACTGAGGCTTTGGCTCCATGGCATGGCCATGTTTTTTGTGTCTACAGTTGGAATGGCCGGACTCCTGTGGCTGATTCAGGAGCATCTCCCGGAGTTTGCTTTAATCTACGGTGTTGTGCAAGCGTTAGTGATCTCTGTCAGCCTGAAAAAGAGCGTGCTCCTTGGATTGGAAGAAGAAAACCCACAAGTGGAGGAGGAGAGCAGGGAAACTCAGGTGACTGATGAAGACCAAGAAAGGCTTTttgcaagtgacaaaatgaaaacaagtgaAGCTTCTTG